In Actinomycetota bacterium, the following proteins share a genomic window:
- a CDS encoding TIGR00725 family protein — protein MAQREAPYVAVIGASDATEWELAMAEDVGRRLARAGAVLVCGGLGGVMNAAAAGAAAEGGTSVGILPGNDRGGASPHLTVAVTTGFGEGRNVLVARSADAVIAVGGEFGTLSEVALALKMGKRVVGLGTWDLRRDDMEADPLVRAETAADAVRAALGS, from the coding sequence ATGGCCCAACGGGAAGCCCCTTACGTCGCGGTGATCGGCGCGAGCGACGCCACCGAGTGGGAGCTCGCGATGGCCGAGGACGTGGGGCGACGGCTCGCGCGCGCCGGGGCCGTGCTCGTCTGCGGCGGACTCGGCGGCGTGATGAACGCCGCCGCCGCGGGAGCGGCGGCCGAGGGCGGCACCTCGGTCGGCATCCTGCCGGGCAACGATCGCGGCGGCGCGAGCCCGCACCTCACCGTCGCCGTGACCACCGGGTTCGGTGAGGGTCGCAACGTCCTGGTCGCGCGGAGCGCCGACGCGGTGATCGCCGTCGGCGGCGAGTTCGGCACGCTGAGCGAGGTGGCGCTCGCCCTGAAGATGGGCAAGCGCGTCGTGGGACTCGGCACCTGGGACCTGCGGCGCGACGACATGGAGGCCGACCCGCTCGTTCGTGCCGAGACCGCGGCCGACGCGGTCCGCGCGGCGCTCGGGAGCTGA
- a CDS encoding alkaline phosphatase family protein, with amino-acid sequence MRTRRSLAGPIAALALGGAFVLAPGTGATAPAATGLSQTQAMRAQLAATACEVPTKLLVRGWRGHRADRSGDIDIIPQEPDFVGTGGLPHSGPWDYVGQVPLLLYGPGHIQARGEVDRVVTLADIAPTQGELVDFPFDAPDGAPLSEALVPGADPPKVVVVVVWDGAGRFVLDEWPKSWPNLQGLIDEGTWYEEAEVGSSPPSTAQIHATIGTGAFSRNHGLVAHQLRIGDRLTDPWEAGPRYLVAATFADLYDRAMGNRPVVGALATVAIHLGMMGHGSLWGGGDQDIAVLREREGAATLGAEGISWNLTSNVAPYYRMLPYVNDLPPITEYFDEVDLQDGEDDGMWHELALDGARAEEALKTPARIPWQTRLIDEVVQREGFGADGVPDLLYINYKLIDEIGHLYSMNAVEMRDSVQAQDAGLPNLIDLLNEHVGEGEWVMMLTADHGHTPDPAVSGASVISPTSVANLIQERFDTDGDDVRIVEFTQPTHIFIDLDEMEQNGTTLEEISGFLLTATKGDVQGGQYPVAPTVADEPAFIAAFPSEMLDTLPCLAGRLPDHGSKDAAPVDQG; translated from the coding sequence GTGAGGACTCGTCGCTCGCTCGCCGGTCCGATCGCGGCGCTCGCTCTCGGTGGTGCGTTCGTGCTGGCGCCCGGCACGGGCGCGACGGCGCCGGCGGCGACGGGGCTCTCGCAGACCCAGGCGATGCGGGCCCAGCTCGCAGCGACCGCCTGCGAGGTCCCGACGAAGCTGCTCGTGCGGGGCTGGCGCGGCCATCGCGCCGACCGAAGCGGCGACATCGACATCATCCCCCAGGAACCCGACTTCGTCGGCACGGGAGGACTGCCGCACTCCGGCCCGTGGGACTACGTCGGACAGGTGCCGCTGTTGCTCTACGGTCCGGGCCACATCCAGGCCCGAGGCGAGGTCGACCGCGTCGTCACGCTCGCCGACATCGCGCCCACCCAGGGCGAACTGGTCGACTTCCCGTTCGACGCGCCCGACGGCGCACCGCTCTCCGAAGCGCTCGTGCCCGGCGCGGACCCGCCGAAGGTGGTCGTCGTGGTGGTCTGGGACGGCGCCGGCCGATTCGTGCTCGACGAGTGGCCGAAGTCCTGGCCGAACCTTCAGGGCCTGATCGACGAGGGCACGTGGTACGAGGAGGCCGAGGTGGGGTCGTCGCCCCCCAGCACGGCACAGATCCACGCGACGATCGGCACCGGGGCGTTCTCCCGCAACCACGGGCTCGTCGCCCACCAGCTGCGCATCGGTGACCGGCTCACCGATCCGTGGGAAGCCGGCCCACGCTACCTCGTGGCCGCCACGTTCGCCGATCTCTACGACCGCGCGATGGGCAACCGTCCGGTCGTCGGGGCTCTCGCGACGGTGGCGATCCACCTCGGCATGATGGGCCACGGCTCGCTGTGGGGGGGCGGCGACCAGGACATCGCGGTGCTGCGCGAGCGGGAGGGGGCGGCGACCCTCGGCGCCGAGGGCATCTCGTGGAACCTCACCAGCAACGTCGCCCCCTACTACCGCATGCTGCCGTACGTGAACGACCTGCCGCCGATCACCGAGTACTTCGACGAGGTCGATCTGCAGGACGGGGAGGACGACGGCATGTGGCACGAACTCGCTCTCGACGGGGCCCGCGCCGAGGAGGCGTTGAAGACGCCGGCCCGCATCCCGTGGCAGACGAGGCTGATCGACGAGGTCGTGCAGCGGGAAGGATTCGGCGCCGACGGCGTGCCCGACCTGCTCTACATCAATTACAAGCTGATCGACGAGATCGGACACCTCTATTCGATGAACGCCGTCGAGATGCGCGATTCGGTGCAGGCGCAGGACGCCGGCCTGCCGAACCTGATCGATCTGTTGAACGAGCACGTCGGCGAGGGCGAGTGGGTGATGATGCTCACCGCCGACCACGGCCACACCCCCGACCCCGCGGTGAGCGGCGCGTCCGTGATCTCGCCGACCAGCGTCGCGAACCTGATCCAGGAGCGTTTCGACACCGACGGCGACGACGTGCGGATCGTGGAGTTCACGCAACCGACCCACATCTTCATCGACCTCGACGAGATGGAGCAGAACGGCACCACGCTCGAGGAGATCTCGGGGTTCCTGCTCACGGCCACGAAGGGCGACGTGCAGGGCGGGCAATACCCGGTCGCACCGACGGTGGCCGACGAGCCCGCGTTCATCGCCGCGTTCCCATCGGAGATGCTCGACACCCTGCCGTGCCTGGCCGGAAGGCTGCCCGACCACGGCAGCAAGGACGCCGCCCCCGTCGATCAGGGGTAG
- a CDS encoding alkaline phosphatase family protein: MSRSAAAAAGFLVTSCIGDRLSTSPEPRPTFSPMPPEKLATRWPIDRVVYLMLENRSFDNIFGRYPGAAGTRTGMRWGEEVRLRHCPEWLPGDLPHDTASWHAMHNDGKMDGFAIGEYGPSFAYSQFDRPDVPSYFQWADEYVLCDNFFASVAGPSYPNHLYMIAGQAGGAINNPENIKVKQLNDGRAFKSWGCDAYGDEVFVYVEDARGNLDRHSTCFDMKTVGHQLSKRDIDWAYYSADPYQAGYIWQAYSSIEDIFHDDELWQRHIWPVDDIMRDIEAEALPPVTWITPRFQLSDHPPFSTRHAHNWVTDIVNGLMRSSMWESIAIFITWDEWGGLYDHVAPPTVDDVELGFRVPMMVISPYAKRGYIDDAFAEFSSPLRFIADNWDLPYLTPRIANSHNYKHVFDFDRRPRPPSPGRHVRATNDFWDWPETFPGWPASLDPEDPKIRYP; this comes from the coding sequence ATGAGCCGATCCGCCGCGGCCGCGGCCGGGTTCCTCGTGACCTCGTGCATCGGCGACCGTCTGTCGACGAGCCCCGAGCCGAGGCCGACGTTCAGCCCGATGCCGCCGGAGAAGCTCGCCACGCGCTGGCCGATCGACCGCGTCGTGTACCTGATGCTCGAGAACCGCAGCTTCGACAACATCTTCGGGCGGTACCCGGGCGCCGCTGGCACGCGCACCGGCATGCGGTGGGGCGAGGAGGTCAGGCTGCGGCACTGCCCTGAGTGGCTCCCGGGCGATCTTCCCCACGACACGGCGTCGTGGCACGCGATGCACAACGACGGGAAGATGGACGGGTTCGCGATCGGGGAGTACGGACCCTCCTTCGCCTACTCGCAGTTCGACCGTCCCGACGTGCCGAGCTACTTCCAGTGGGCCGACGAGTACGTGCTCTGTGACAACTTCTTCGCGTCGGTGGCGGGCCCGTCGTACCCGAACCACCTGTACATGATCGCCGGCCAGGCCGGCGGGGCGATCAACAACCCCGAGAACATCAAGGTGAAGCAGCTGAACGACGGTCGCGCGTTCAAGAGCTGGGGGTGCGACGCATACGGCGACGAAGTCTTCGTCTACGTCGAGGACGCGCGGGGTAACCTCGACCGGCACTCCACATGCTTCGACATGAAGACGGTCGGCCACCAGCTGTCGAAGCGCGACATCGACTGGGCCTACTACTCGGCCGATCCGTATCAGGCCGGCTACATCTGGCAGGCGTACTCGTCGATCGAGGACATCTTCCACGACGACGAGCTGTGGCAGCGACACATCTGGCCGGTCGACGACATCATGCGCGACATCGAGGCCGAGGCGCTGCCGCCGGTCACTTGGATCACGCCGCGCTTCCAGCTGTCGGACCACCCACCGTTCAGCACGCGACACGCGCACAACTGGGTCACCGACATCGTGAACGGCCTCATGCGGTCGTCGATGTGGGAGTCGATCGCGATCTTCATCACCTGGGACGAGTGGGGCGGGCTGTACGACCACGTGGCGCCGCCGACGGTCGACGACGTGGAGCTCGGGTTCCGCGTGCCGATGATGGTGATCTCGCCCTACGCGAAACGCGGCTACATCGACGACGCGTTCGCGGAGTTCTCCTCGCCGCTGCGGTTCATCGCCGACAACTGGGACCTGCCCTATCTCACCCCGCGCATCGCGAACTCGCACAACTACAAGCACGTGTTCGACTTCGACCGCAGGCCGCGGCCGCCCTCGCCCGGACGCCACGTACGCGCCACGAACGACTTCTGGGACTGGCCGGAGACGTTCCCGGGGTGGCCGGCGTCGCTCGACCCCGAGGACCCGAAGATCCGCTACCCCTGA